A region of Sphingobium baderi DNA encodes the following proteins:
- a CDS encoding tyrosine-type recombinase/integrase, protein MEMPETELTATKRPVWNAGRTVGAKRALKPKQIWEIRFYLNQRRRLRDRALFDLAIDSKLRGCDLVQMKIGDIVSGGQIRTRAIVMQQKTGRPVQFELLPDARASLLAWLERRGGTVDDYVFPSRVDHNGHLSTRQYARLVDEWVTGVGLMPSEYGTHSLRRTKASIIYRATGNLRAVQILLGHSKIENTVRYLGIDVEDALALAENTEI, encoded by the coding sequence ATGGAGATGCCTGAAACAGAACTCACCGCCACCAAGCGCCCGGTTTGGAATGCCGGAAGGACTGTGGGTGCAAAGCGGGCTCTGAAACCGAAGCAAATTTGGGAAATCCGTTTCTACCTCAATCAGCGCCGCCGCCTGCGAGATCGAGCGCTGTTCGATCTGGCGATCGACAGCAAGCTTCGGGGCTGCGACCTTGTGCAGATGAAGATCGGCGACATTGTCAGCGGAGGGCAGATCCGAACGCGGGCAATCGTAATGCAGCAGAAAACAGGCCGGCCCGTTCAGTTCGAACTGCTGCCAGATGCTCGGGCGAGCTTGCTGGCATGGCTCGAACGCCGGGGCGGCACGGTGGACGATTATGTGTTCCCGAGCCGGGTTGATCATAACGGGCACCTGAGCACACGGCAGTACGCTCGGCTTGTCGACGAATGGGTGACAGGGGTCGGGCTGATGCCAAGCGAGTATGGCACCCACTCGCTTCGGCGAACGAAGGCATCGATCATCTACAGGGCGACGGGCAATCTGCGGGCTGTCCAAATCCTGCTCGGCCATAGCAAGATAGAAAATACGGTGCGCTATCTCGGGATCGACGTGGAGGATGCGCTTGCGCTTGCCGAAAACACCGAGATCTGA
- a CDS encoding nitric-oxide reductase large subunit, protein MGEYRKLWWTLIAVLVVTFSILGFYGTEFYKKPPPIPAQVVSASGTVLMTRDDILDGQTAWQSTGGMQVGSIWGHGAYQAPDWSADWLHRELTTWLDLTAQETAGMRFDALQPGEQAKLRYWLEQEYRQNTYDPGTGTLTVSDRRARAMAQVADYYQRLYGNDPALRERRDNYAMKENTLPSGERREDLTHFFFWTAWATATERPGTDATYTNNWPPEPLISNHPTAENIMWSLACVMILIAGVGALIWGWAFLRRHEPEPEAPASDPMLAVGVTASQKAVGKYLFVVMALFVAQVFLGGLTAHYTIEGQGFYGLDLSWLPYSLSRTWHVQSAIFWIATAFLAAGLFLAPLINGGKDPKYQALGVHILFVALLIVVVGSYAGTFFAIAQVMPPELNFWFGHQGYEYLDLGRFWQVALFIGLLFWLGLMLRAMIPALRGGGDKNLIALLCVSVVAIGLFYGSGLFYGERTHITIMEYWRWWVVHLWVEGIFEVFATTALAFIFASMGLVSRRIATAAALTSASLFMVGGVPGTFHHLYFSGTTTPVMAVGAAFSALEVVPLIVLGYEAWEHWSYKDRAPWMQRVKWPLMCFVAVAFWNMLGAGVFGFMINTPVALFYLQGLNTTAVHAHAALFGVYGFLSLGFVLLILRYLRPDMMFNEGLMKTGFWSLNAGLVLMIFTSLLPVGLFQFQASTSVGMWYARSDEFLQQPFLETLRWVRTFGDVVFIVGAVAVAWQVVILGRWRREAQA, encoded by the coding sequence GTGGGGGAATATCGCAAGCTGTGGTGGACGCTGATCGCGGTCCTCGTCGTCACGTTCAGCATATTGGGGTTCTACGGCACCGAATTCTATAAAAAGCCGCCCCCGATTCCCGCACAGGTCGTATCGGCCAGCGGCACCGTGCTGATGACCCGCGATGATATTCTCGATGGGCAGACGGCGTGGCAAAGCACTGGCGGCATGCAGGTCGGGTCGATCTGGGGGCATGGCGCCTACCAAGCGCCCGACTGGTCGGCGGACTGGCTGCACCGCGAACTCACCACCTGGCTCGATCTCACCGCGCAGGAAACCGCCGGCATGCGGTTCGATGCCCTCCAGCCCGGAGAACAGGCCAAGCTGCGATATTGGCTGGAGCAGGAATATCGCCAGAACACGTATGATCCCGGCACCGGCACGCTGACCGTTTCCGACCGCCGGGCGCGTGCCATGGCGCAAGTCGCGGACTATTATCAGCGGCTCTATGGCAACGATCCGGCTCTGCGGGAGCGGCGCGACAATTACGCCATGAAAGAGAACACGCTGCCCAGCGGGGAGCGACGGGAAGACCTGACCCACTTCTTCTTCTGGACCGCCTGGGCCACCGCCACCGAACGGCCGGGGACGGATGCGACCTATACCAACAACTGGCCGCCCGAACCGCTGATCAGCAATCACCCCACCGCCGAAAACATCATGTGGTCGCTGGCCTGCGTCATGATCCTGATCGCCGGGGTGGGCGCGCTGATCTGGGGCTGGGCGTTCCTGCGAAGGCATGAGCCTGAACCCGAAGCGCCCGCGAGCGATCCGATGCTCGCCGTCGGGGTGACAGCATCGCAAAAGGCGGTCGGCAAATATCTGTTCGTCGTGATGGCGCTGTTCGTGGCGCAGGTGTTCCTCGGCGGTCTGACCGCCCATTACACGATCGAGGGGCAAGGCTTTTATGGCCTCGACCTGTCATGGCTGCCCTATTCGCTCAGCCGCACCTGGCACGTCCAGAGCGCGATCTTCTGGATCGCCACCGCGTTTCTGGCGGCGGGGCTGTTCCTCGCGCCGCTCATCAACGGCGGCAAGGACCCCAAATATCAGGCGCTGGGCGTTCATATCCTGTTCGTGGCGCTGCTGATAGTGGTGGTCGGCTCCTATGCCGGCACGTTCTTCGCCATCGCGCAGGTGATGCCGCCGGAGCTGAACTTCTGGTTTGGCCATCAGGGCTATGAATATCTCGATCTTGGCCGGTTTTGGCAGGTTGCGCTGTTCATCGGCCTCTTGTTCTGGCTCGGCCTGATGCTGCGCGCGATGATCCCCGCGCTGCGTGGCGGCGGAGACAAGAATCTGATCGCCCTGCTGTGCGTATCGGTCGTCGCCATCGGCCTGTTCTACGGCTCGGGCCTGTTCTACGGAGAGCGCACCCACATCACGATCATGGAATATTGGCGCTGGTGGGTGGTGCATCTGTGGGTCGAGGGCATCTTCGAGGTGTTCGCCACCACCGCCCTCGCCTTCATCTTCGCCTCCATGGGACTGGTGTCGCGGCGCATCGCCACGGCCGCCGCATTGACGTCGGCGTCGCTGTTCATGGTCGGCGGGGTACCGGGCACGTTCCATCACCTCTATTTCTCGGGTACCACGACGCCGGTCATGGCGGTCGGCGCGGCGTTCAGCGCGCTGGAAGTCGTACCGCTCATCGTACTCGGCTACGAGGCCTGGGAACATTGGAGCTACAAGGACCGCGCGCCGTGGATGCAGCGGGTGAAATGGCCGCTGATGTGCTTTGTCGCGGTCGCCTTCTGGAACATGCTGGGCGCGGGCGTTTTCGGCTTCATGATCAATACGCCGGTGGCGCTATTCTACCTGCAAGGCCTCAACACCACGGCGGTTCATGCCCATGCCGCTCTGTTTGGCGTCTATGGCTTCCTGTCACTGGGCTTCGTGCTGTTGATCCTGCGCTATCTGCGTCCTGACATGATGTTCAACGAAGGGCTGATGAAAACCGGCTTCTGGAGCCTCAACGCGGGTTTGGTGCTGATGATCTTCACCAGTCTGCTGCCGGTCGGACTGTTCCAGTTCCAAGCGAGCACCAGCGTCGGCATGTGGTATGCGCGCAGCGACGAATTTCTCCAGCAGCCCTTCCTCGAAACCCTGCGCTGGGTCCGCACCTTCGGCGATGTCGTGTTTATCGTGGGCGCCGTGGCGGTCGCATGGCAGGTCGTAATCCTCGGCCGGTGGCGCAGGGAGGCGCAGGCGTAA
- a CDS encoding cupin domain-containing protein, translating into MALKHVTSGEVAHLAGIDDPAARTRALARTSSFEAIHLVVRAGESLPAHKVDGSIILHCLEGHVAFEAGKSPDMRAGDWVYLEPGTPHAVRGIADSALLLTILFDAPAFRTDT; encoded by the coding sequence ATGGCCTTGAAGCACGTAACGTCAGGCGAGGTGGCGCATCTTGCCGGTATCGATGATCCGGCGGCGCGGACGCGTGCGCTTGCCCGGACAAGCTCGTTCGAGGCGATCCATCTTGTCGTGCGGGCGGGAGAGTCTCTTCCGGCCCACAAGGTCGATGGGTCCATAATCCTCCATTGCCTGGAGGGGCATGTCGCTTTCGAAGCGGGCAAATCCCCAGATATGCGTGCCGGCGACTGGGTGTATCTGGAGCCGGGAACGCCCCATGCCGTGCGCGGTATTGCCGACAGCGCGCTTCTGCTAACCATCCTGTTCGATGCGCCGGCTTTCCGTACCGACACCTGA
- a CDS encoding copper resistance protein B, translated as MKSLLGVLLVTIATPVLAQQDHGVAMQQATTDPHAQHPADEQSADPHAGHDMLPKPSEPTDPHAGHQMPSAPATDAHHAHAGHEPGIPDPPIGPPSAAALGGPAYAADAIFGTPAMAPARETVRKEHGDIKSSMILIDQLETMIGKGKDGYAWNVQGWYGGDINRLWVKTEGESSFGERLESVEVQALWSRALDPWWNLQAGVRHDFRAGRDRSYAVLGVQGLAPYWFEVDGALFLSDKGDVTWRFEAEYDQRLTQKLILQPAAELNFSAQDIPELGIGSGLSTAELGLRLRYQFVPEFAPYVGVKYERAFGDTADFRRARDEKAGGWKLLIGIRSWF; from the coding sequence ATGAAATCTCTCCTGGGCGTACTCCTCGTCACGATCGCAACGCCTGTCCTGGCGCAGCAGGATCATGGCGTCGCCATGCAGCAGGCGACGACCGATCCGCACGCGCAGCATCCGGCGGATGAACAATCAGCCGATCCTCATGCCGGGCACGACATGCTGCCGAAGCCTTCCGAGCCGACAGATCCGCACGCTGGCCACCAGATGCCTTCGGCCCCGGCAACGGACGCGCACCATGCGCATGCAGGGCATGAACCCGGCATTCCCGATCCGCCGATCGGGCCGCCCTCGGCGGCGGCATTGGGTGGCCCCGCTTATGCCGCCGACGCTATTTTCGGCACTCCGGCAATGGCTCCGGCCCGCGAAACCGTCCGCAAGGAACATGGCGATATCAAAAGCAGCATGATCCTGATCGATCAGCTCGAAACGATGATCGGTAAGGGCAAGGACGGTTATGCGTGGAACGTCCAGGGCTGGTACGGCGGCGACATCAACAGGCTGTGGGTCAAGACCGAGGGCGAGAGCAGCTTCGGCGAACGTTTGGAGAGCGTCGAGGTGCAGGCGCTCTGGAGCCGTGCGCTCGACCCGTGGTGGAACCTCCAGGCCGGCGTTCGTCACGATTTTCGCGCCGGCCGGGATCGCAGCTATGCCGTTCTGGGTGTGCAGGGCCTTGCCCCCTATTGGTTCGAAGTCGACGGAGCCCTGTTCCTCTCGGACAAGGGTGACGTCACCTGGCGGTTCGAAGCGGAATATGATCAGCGCCTGACCCAGAAGCTGATCCTCCAGCCCGCGGCCGAATTGAACTTCTCCGCGCAGGATATTCCTGAGCTAGGCATCGGCTCAGGGCTGTCCACCGCCGAACTGGGATTACGCCTGCGCTATCAGTTCGTGCCCGAGTTCGCACCCTATGTCGGCGTGAAGTACGAACGCGCCTTTGGCGATACGGCGGATTTCCGGCGTGCCCGGGACGAGAAGGCCGGAGGCTGGAAGCTGCTGATCGGAATCCGATCCTGGTTCTAA
- a CDS encoding copper resistance system multicopper oxidase, which yields MTQTIDRRSLLRAGAVGAAGLGFSGLFPAWAQTGSLGLAPQMPTLSGEDIHLKIANTPFTVGGRTGHAVTMNGVLPAPLIRLREGQNVRLHVENTLNEDSSIHWHGLIVPFQMDGVPGVSFPGIKPHSTFVYEFPLLQSGTYWYHSHSGLQEQQGHYGPIVIDPAESDPVAYDREHVIVLSDWTFLHPHQLVTKLKGEGGYFNRQRQTLFGMMKGGPEEGMSASDRAMWGKMRMDPTDIADVTAATYTYLVNGHGPAENWTGLFRPGERVRLRIINAATMTIFNLRIPGLPMTVVSADGLNVRPVAVDEFQIGNAETYDVIIEPTEDKAFTVVAESIDRSGMARATLAPRLGMIAPVPPLRPRPTLTMTDMGMGGMEHGSMAGMDHGAMAGMDHGAMAAGASAAAADHGSSHSMGSMNMRDKSLVPDSVKVGVGVEAIAMSPVDRTGDPGVGLEDVGHKVLTYRDLMSLTPNPDTRPPQRTIEVHLTGNMERFMWSFDGEKFSEGVEPIRFERNERARVVLINDTMMTHPIHLHGHFFEVVNGHTGSYPRKHTVNVLPGGKVSFDLTADAPGDWAFHCHLLLHMHAGMFRVVTVRPLEGEAA from the coding sequence ATGACACAGACGATCGATCGACGATCCCTACTGCGTGCCGGCGCGGTCGGTGCCGCTGGACTGGGCTTTTCCGGCCTGTTCCCAGCCTGGGCGCAGACCGGCTCGCTGGGGCTTGCCCCGCAGATGCCTACGCTTTCGGGCGAAGATATCCACCTCAAGATCGCCAATACCCCTTTCACTGTTGGCGGACGAACCGGCCATGCCGTTACGATGAATGGCGTGCTCCCGGCGCCATTAATCCGGCTGCGCGAAGGTCAGAATGTTCGCCTTCATGTTGAGAACACGCTCAACGAGGACAGCTCAATCCACTGGCACGGGCTGATCGTTCCGTTCCAGATGGATGGCGTGCCCGGCGTCAGCTTTCCGGGAATCAAGCCGCACTCCACCTTCGTGTATGAGTTTCCGTTGCTGCAAAGCGGCACCTATTGGTACCACAGCCACTCGGGCCTCCAGGAGCAGCAGGGCCATTACGGCCCGATCGTGATCGATCCGGCGGAATCCGATCCGGTCGCCTATGATCGCGAACACGTGATCGTTCTCAGCGACTGGACCTTCCTGCATCCGCACCAGCTCGTCACCAAGCTCAAGGGGGAAGGCGGTTACTTCAACCGCCAGCGGCAGACATTATTCGGCATGATGAAGGGCGGGCCGGAAGAAGGCATGTCCGCGTCGGACCGCGCTATGTGGGGGAAGATGCGGATGGACCCCACCGACATCGCGGACGTGACGGCCGCCACCTATACCTATCTCGTCAATGGTCATGGACCGGCGGAAAACTGGACCGGCCTGTTCCGCCCCGGTGAGCGGGTGCGCCTGCGCATCATCAACGCCGCTACTATGACAATCTTCAACCTCCGCATTCCGGGCCTGCCAATGACCGTGGTCAGCGCTGACGGGCTGAATGTCCGACCCGTCGCGGTGGACGAGTTCCAGATCGGAAATGCCGAGACCTATGACGTCATCATCGAACCGACCGAGGACAAGGCGTTCACGGTGGTGGCGGAATCGATCGACCGTTCCGGCATGGCGCGCGCCACGCTCGCACCACGCCTGGGCATGATTGCGCCCGTTCCACCACTTCGCCCACGTCCGACGCTCACCATGACGGATATGGGCATGGGCGGCATGGAACATGGTTCAATGGCTGGAATGGACCATGGTGCCATGGCCGGAATGGATCATGGTGCTATGGCCGCCGGGGCCAGCGCAGCGGCGGCAGATCATGGTAGTTCCCATTCGATGGGTAGCATGAACATGCGTGACAAATCCCTGGTCCCCGACAGCGTCAAGGTCGGCGTCGGCGTGGAAGCCATCGCCATGTCGCCGGTCGATCGAACCGGCGATCCGGGCGTCGGGCTGGAAGACGTCGGCCACAAGGTACTGACCTACCGTGACCTCATGTCGCTCACTCCCAACCCTGACACGCGCCCGCCGCAACGCACGATCGAGGTTCATCTCACCGGCAACATGGAGCGCTTCATGTGGTCGTTCGATGGTGAGAAATTCAGCGAGGGCGTCGAGCCGATCCGCTTCGAACGCAACGAACGCGCACGGGTCGTCCTCATCAACGATACGATGATGACCCACCCGATCCATCTGCACGGCCATTTCTTCGAGGTGGTGAACGGCCATACCGGCAGCTATCCGCGCAAGCACACCGTCAATGTGCTGCCCGGCGGCAAGGTCAGCTTCGACCTGACCGCCGATGCACCAGGCGACTGGGCGTTTCACTGCCATTTGCTACTCCACATGCACGCGGGGATGTTTCGTGTCGTCACCGTCCGCCCGCTTGAGGGAGAAGCAGCATGA
- the cueR gene encoding Cu(I)-responsive transcriptional regulator, translating into MNIGAASHASGVSQRMIRHYEKIGLIPAPPRRDSGYRDYGDADVLRLRFIANARDLGFPIEEIRDLLGLWSNSQRASAEVKALAVARAEELGRKADVLQALRRTLLELADRCHGDDRPDCPIIERMSGDADGAMAEAEL; encoded by the coding sequence GTGAATATCGGCGCGGCCTCGCACGCGAGTGGCGTCTCGCAGCGGATGATCCGCCATTATGAGAAGATCGGCCTGATCCCGGCACCACCGCGCCGGGACAGCGGCTATCGCGATTATGGCGATGCCGATGTCCTCCGCCTGCGCTTCATCGCAAATGCCCGCGATCTCGGCTTTCCGATCGAGGAGATCCGAGATCTCCTCGGGCTGTGGAGCAATTCTCAGCGCGCCAGCGCCGAGGTGAAGGCACTCGCCGTCGCTCGCGCCGAAGAACTCGGTCGCAAGGCCGATGTGCTTCAGGCCCTGCGCCGCACGCTGCTGGAATTGGCTGACCGTTGCCATGGCGACGACCGGCCCGACTGCCCGATCATCGAGCGTATGTCCGGCGACGCGGACGGTGCAATGGCGGAAGCCGAACTCTAA
- a CDS encoding ArsO family NAD(P)H-dependent flavin-containing monooxygenase has protein sequence MTEHDIIIIGGGQMGLALGYYLRRAGADFLILDGEDGPGGAWRHGWDSLRLFSPAGYSSLPGWLMPPTEHGGFPTRDDVIAYLTRYEQRYEFRIERPVRVLEVSRTDNALIMRTDRGGYLARQVVSATGTWSEPYSPKIPGRDLFEGAQLHSAHYRSPDDFAGKTVLVVGGGNSGAQILAELSQVADATWVTLRDPLFLPDDVDGRVLFERATARLKAGPSAEPVGGIGDIVMVPPVRDARNRGVLGSVRPFTRMTRDGVVWEDGRESKVDAIIWCTGFGPALDHLRSLGIVGKEGRVEVDGQQAVAEPRLWLAGYGDWCGPGSATIMGAARTARDLADQLVSSLKT, from the coding sequence ATGACCGAGCATGACATCATCATCATCGGCGGAGGGCAGATGGGCCTTGCGCTCGGCTATTATCTGCGGCGCGCCGGCGCCGACTTCCTGATCCTCGACGGCGAGGACGGACCCGGCGGTGCCTGGCGGCATGGCTGGGATTCGCTGCGCCTGTTTTCTCCGGCTGGCTACAGCTCGCTACCGGGCTGGCTCATGCCGCCGACCGAACACGGAGGTTTCCCGACGCGCGACGACGTGATCGCCTACCTCACCCGGTACGAGCAGCGCTACGAGTTTCGGATCGAGCGGCCGGTCAGAGTGCTGGAGGTGAGCCGGACCGATAACGCCCTCATCATGAGAACGGATCGCGGCGGCTATCTCGCCAGGCAAGTGGTGAGCGCCACGGGGACCTGGTCCGAACCCTACAGTCCGAAAATCCCAGGACGTGACCTGTTCGAAGGTGCACAACTACACTCAGCCCATTATCGCTCGCCAGACGACTTCGCGGGCAAGACAGTCCTCGTCGTTGGCGGGGGCAACAGCGGCGCGCAAATCCTGGCCGAGCTGTCCCAGGTCGCGGATGCCACCTGGGTAACTCTCAGGGACCCGCTCTTCCTCCCCGACGATGTCGACGGACGCGTGTTGTTCGAACGAGCTACGGCTCGCTTGAAAGCAGGGCCTAGCGCAGAGCCGGTGGGCGGGATCGGGGATATCGTGATGGTGCCGCCGGTCAGGGACGCCCGCAATCGCGGGGTCCTCGGCTCGGTTCGCCCCTTCACCCGCATGACCCGAGATGGAGTCGTATGGGAGGATGGTCGGGAGAGCAAAGTCGACGCCATCATCTGGTGCACCGGCTTTGGCCCTGCGTTGGACCATTTGCGCTCCCTGGGCATCGTCGGCAAGGAAGGCCGCGTCGAGGTGGACGGCCAGCAAGCCGTCGCGGAGCCTCGCCTCTGGCTCGCGGGCTATGGGGATTGGTGTGGTCCGGGCTCGGCGACGATCATGGGCGCGGCGCGAACCGCTCGCGACCTAGCCGATCAACTCGTTTCTTCCCTCAAGACATAG
- a CDS encoding heavy metal translocating P-type ATPase — MAESKHSAHSGDHSCCGGHDKHSAGPVVDPVCGMTVDPEQTAYHATYAGHDYHFCSAGCRAKFVGDPEAYLNKSAAEPVAAPEGTIWTCPMHPEIRQDHPGACPICGMGLEPEMVTADTGPSAELTDMSRRFWIGLALAIPVFILEMGGHLFPALHHLVPMKTSIWIQFALATPVVLWAGWPFFERGWASLKTRNLNMFTLIAMGTGVAWLYSIVATLAPGIFPDAFRAADGTVAVYFEAAAVITVLVLLGQVLELRARERTSGAIKALLNLAPKTARRIAEDGSEAEIPLEDVVAGDRLRVRPGEKVPVDGVVEDGRSALDEAMVTGESMPVTKADGDMVIGGTMNQSGALVIRADKVGRDTMLSRIVQMVAEAQRSRAPIQRMADQVSGWFVPVVIGVAVLAFVIWGTWGPEPRFAHGLIAAVSVLIIACPCALGLATPMSIMVGVGRGAGLGVLIKNAEALEHMEKVDTLVVDKTGTLTEGKPAVTRIIAADGFEETGLLRIAAGVERASEHPLALAIVDAAMGRNIEIPLVSDFDSPTGKGALGTVEGKRVTLGNARFLAESGIDTAPLAAEADTLRGDGATAIFMGLDARAVGIFAIADPIKPTTAEALAALRADGIKVVMLTGDNRTTAEAVARQLGIDAVEADVLPDQKADVVARLKQDGRVVAMAGDGVNDAPALAAADVGIAMGHGTDVAMESAGVTLLKGDLNGIVRARQLSEATMSNIRQNLFFAFVYNAAGVPIAAGLLYPFFGILLSPMIAAAAMALSSVSVVANALRLNRVKL, encoded by the coding sequence ATGGCCGAGTCGAAACATAGCGCACATTCCGGGGACCACAGTTGTTGTGGTGGCCATGACAAGCATTCCGCCGGGCCGGTCGTCGATCCGGTTTGCGGCATGACGGTCGATCCGGAACAAACCGCGTATCACGCGACCTATGCGGGCCACGACTATCATTTTTGCAGCGCCGGCTGCCGCGCGAAATTCGTCGGTGATCCGGAAGCCTATCTGAATAAGTCCGCCGCCGAACCCGTTGCTGCGCCGGAGGGCACGATCTGGACCTGTCCGATGCACCCCGAAATCCGACAGGACCACCCCGGCGCCTGCCCGATCTGCGGCATGGGGCTTGAGCCGGAAATGGTCACTGCCGACACCGGGCCGAGCGCCGAACTGACCGACATGTCGCGGCGTTTCTGGATTGGACTCGCGCTGGCGATCCCGGTTTTCATCCTTGAAATGGGCGGGCATCTGTTCCCGGCCCTGCATCATCTCGTGCCGATGAAGACCTCGATCTGGATTCAGTTCGCGCTGGCGACGCCGGTCGTGCTGTGGGCCGGCTGGCCCTTCTTCGAGCGCGGCTGGGCTTCGCTCAAAACGCGCAATCTCAACATGTTCACGCTGATTGCGATGGGGACCGGCGTTGCGTGGCTCTATAGCATCGTCGCCACGCTGGCGCCTGGCATCTTCCCCGATGCCTTCCGCGCCGCCGACGGGACGGTCGCAGTCTATTTCGAGGCCGCCGCCGTCATCACCGTGCTGGTGCTGCTGGGGCAGGTTCTGGAACTGCGCGCGCGCGAACGCACGTCAGGCGCGATCAAGGCATTGCTCAATCTCGCACCCAAAACCGCGCGGCGTATCGCCGAAGATGGCAGCGAAGCGGAAATCCCGCTGGAAGATGTCGTGGCAGGCGATCGGCTGCGGGTGCGGCCGGGTGAAAAGGTGCCGGTCGATGGCGTCGTCGAGGACGGGCGCTCGGCGCTCGATGAAGCGATGGTGACGGGCGAATCCATGCCCGTCACCAAAGCGGATGGCGACATGGTGATCGGCGGCACGATGAACCAGAGCGGCGCTCTGGTCATTCGCGCCGACAAGGTCGGGCGGGATACTATGCTGTCCCGCATCGTCCAGATGGTGGCCGAGGCGCAGCGCTCGCGCGCGCCGATCCAGCGCATGGCCGATCAGGTTTCCGGCTGGTTCGTGCCGGTAGTCATCGGGGTCGCTGTCCTTGCCTTCGTCATCTGGGGGACCTGGGGGCCAGAGCCGCGCTTTGCCCATGGGCTGATCGCGGCGGTATCGGTGCTGATCATCGCGTGCCCCTGCGCTCTGGGATTGGCGACGCCGATGTCGATCATGGTCGGTGTCGGGCGCGGTGCGGGGCTTGGCGTCCTCATCAAGAATGCCGAAGCGCTGGAGCATATGGAGAAGGTCGATACGCTGGTTGTCGACAAGACCGGCACCCTGACCGAAGGCAAGCCCGCCGTCACCCGCATCATCGCGGCGGATGGCTTCGAGGAAACCGGCCTCCTGCGGATCGCCGCCGGGGTCGAGCGCGCGTCGGAGCATCCGCTGGCACTGGCGATCGTTGACGCGGCGATGGGCCGGAACATCGAAATCCCGCTTGTGAGCGATTTCGATTCGCCCACCGGAAAGGGCGCGCTGGGCACGGTCGAGGGCAAGCGAGTCACGTTAGGCAATGCGCGCTTCCTGGCGGAATCGGGGATCGATACTGCGCCGCTTGCTGCCGAGGCCGATACGCTTCGCGGCGATGGCGCGACGGCGATCTTCATGGGACTGGATGCTCGGGCCGTGGGGATTTTCGCCATCGCCGATCCGATCAAGCCGACGACGGCGGAAGCGCTGGCCGCGCTGCGCGCCGACGGCATCAAGGTGGTGATGCTGACCGGCGACAACCGCACCACGGCTGAAGCGGTCGCTCGTCAACTCGGCATTGATGCTGTCGAGGCCGATGTCCTGCCCGACCAGAAGGCAGATGTCGTCGCGCGGCTGAAGCAGGATGGGCGCGTCGTCGCGATGGCGGGCGATGGGGTCAACGACGCACCAGCCCTTGCAGCGGCGGATGTCGGCATCGCCATGGGGCACGGCACGGATGTCGCCATGGAAAGCGCGGGCGTGACTCTGCTCAAGGGCGATCTCAACGGCATCGTCCGCGCCCGTCAGCTCAGCGAGGCGACGATGTCCAATATCCGCCAGAACCTGTTCTTCGCATTCGTCTACAATGCGGCGGGCGTGCCGATCGCGGCCGGATTGCTCTACCCGTTCTTCGGCATCCTGCTCTCGCCGATGATCGCAGCGGCGGCGATGGCCTTGTCGTCGGTGAGCGTCGTCGCCAACGCGCTGCGCCTCAACCGGGTGAAGCTGTGA